The genomic region TTCCAGGGCGTACGCCCGGTCGTCCGAGCCACCCTTGACGGCCGCGTTGCACTCGGCGGCGACCTGCATGGCCCGGACCAGCCCCTCCGGCGTCCAGCCGCGCCCCTGTCGCTGCGCCCGCTCGATCTTCCAGGCCGGCATCCCGAGACTGCTGGCGAGCTGGTACGGGTTACCCCGCCCGGCCGACGCCACCCGGGCGACCGTACGCACGCCGTCGGCCAGGGCATCGGCGATGGGCACCGGGTCGACACCGACGTGCAGTGCCCAGCGCAGCGCCTCCAGGGCGGCCGGCACGTCGCCGACCATTGTGGCGTCCGCCACCGTGAAGCCGGTCACCTCGACCCGGCCCCGGTAGTAGCGGGCCACCGTCTCGGCGCTGATCCGCCCGTCGGTGTCGGCGATGAGCTGGGAGCAGGCGGCGGCCAGCTCGCGCAGGTCGTTGCCGACGGCCGCGATCAGCGCCTCGGCGGCGTCGTCTGTGCACTTTCCGCCGGCCCGGCGGATCTCGTCGCGGACGAAGGCGACCCGGTCGCGGTGCCCCTTGAGCTTCGCCGCCGGGATCACCGTCGCGCCTGCCGACCGTAGCCCGTCGGCGAACGCCTTGCCCTTGGCGCCGCCCAGGTGCAGCACCAGCAGTTGGACGTCCGGGTCGGGGTTCTTCGCGTACGCCAGCAGCGCGGCGACCAGGTCCTTCCGGGCGTCCTGGCCGGAGCGCAGGATGAGCAGCCGTCGCCCGCCGAACAGCGATGGGCTGAGCATCTCGGCGATCTCACCGACGGTGAGCGCGCCTGCCTGGTACTCGCGGACGTCCGCCTCGGCCTCGACGCTGCGGACCCGCTCGACAGCTTCGGTCACGGCGCGCGTGGCGAGCAACTCCTCGTCGCCGAGGACGAGCAGAATGGGGGCGAGGCTGGCGGGGGTCACGCCGCCCATATTCGCACGGCCAATGGCGGGTACGGGCCTGGTCATTCGCCGCCCGGTCGGTGCAGCCCGCACTAAGCGCAAATCCAGACATTTACCTCGGTTCGCCATCTAATCCGCAAGACGGTCACCATTTCCTCAATTGCGCTGCAATTTCCACGGCAGCGCGGGCCTACCCCACGGTCGACTCTCACGGTGGTCGTCCGGGTCGCACCCCTCGGCGGGCCACCGCGAGGCCGTCGCCGGTCCGGATCGCGGCCAGGTCACCGTCGGTGTCGGTCCGCAGGACCCGGGCGCCGCCCCTGCTCAGCCGGGTCAGAAGCGCCGGGTTCGGGTGCCCGTAGGTGTTGCCCGCGCCGACCGGCACCAAAGCCACCGCCGGTCGTACGGCGGCGAGGAAGCCGTCGTCCTGATACGCCGAGCCGTGGTGGGCGACCTTCAGCACGTCCGCCCTCAGCTGTCCCGGCGCCACCCGGGCCAGCACAGCGTGCTGCTCCTCGGTCTCGGCGTCGCCGGGCAGCAGGATCCGCACGCCGGCGACCGTGGCGCGCAGCAGCAACGAATTGTTGTTCGGGTCGGATCTGGTGCCCGCCAGCGGATACGGCGGACCGAGCACGAGCAGGTCGACGCCGCCGACCCGATGCAGCGCCCCGGCGGTGGTGCCGAGCAACGTGGCCCGCCCGCTCATCGCCGCCGCGCGGACCGCGTCCCGGCCGCTCGCCGGATCCGTCGATGGCGGGGTCAGCACGGCGGTCACCCGCCGGCCCCGGAACACCCCGGCCACCCCGCCCACGTGGTCGACGTGGAAGTGGCTGACCACCAGCAGCGGCACCTCCCGGATGCCGAGCCGCCGCAGGCACCCGTCCACCGCGCCCGGGTCCGGGCCGGCGTCGACCACCACCGCCCGGCCGGGGGCGACGGGCAGCACCAGAGCGTCGCCCTGCCCCACCGCACAGGCCACCACCACCCAACCGGGCGGCGGCCAGCCGGTGGCCAGCAGCCGGACCGGTAGCGTGCCGAGCAGCGCGGCGACGGCGACGACCGCCACCAGCCGGCGCACCAGCTGTCGACGCGCGGCGACCAGCAGCGCCACGGTCAGTGCGGCAAGCAACAGGGCGCCCCACGCGCCGCCCGGCCACGGCAGGGTGCCGGCCGGGAGACGGGCGCCGTGACGGGCGAGGACGACCAGCCACCAGGCCGGCCAGCTGGCCAGCCACGCGACGAACCCGGCGCCGCCCGGCCAGATCGGTGACAGCACGGCAGCCGTCACGCCCAGCACCGTCGCCGGGGCGATCGCCGGCACCGCCAGCAGGTTGGCCGGCACGGCGACCAGGCTGACCGTGCCGGAGATCCCGGCGACGACCGGCCCGCAGGCCACCTGGGCGGCCGCCGGCACCGCCAACGCCTCGGCCAGCCCGGCTGGGACACCCCGGCGGCGCAGCCCGTCGCGCCAGCGCGGCGCGAGCAGCAGCAGACCCCCGGTGGCCAGCACGGACAGCGCGAACCCGGCGTCGCCGGCCAACTCGGGGTCGAGCAGTACCAGCACCGTGACGGCGGCGGCCAGTGCGGGCAGCGCGGCCCGGGGTCGACCGGCGGCCAGCGCGACGAGCCCGATCGCCCCCATCGTGGCGGCCCGGACGACGCTCGGCGACGGGCGGACCAGGATGACGAACCCCACAAGCGCCACCCCGCAGAGCAGGCCGGCGAGCCACGGGCCGGCGCGTGCCCAGCGGGCCAGCAACAGCACCGCGCCCAACACGATCGCCACGTTGCTGCCCGACACGGCGTTGAGGTGTGTCATGCCGGTCGCCCGGAAGTCCTCCTCGACGGCGGGCGGCAGGCGGCTGGTGTCCCCCACCACCAGCCCCGGCAGCAGGCCACCTGGATCGTCGGGGAGGGGCGCACAGGCCCGTTGCAGGCCGGCACGCAGCGTGCCGGCGGCGCGCTGCGCCCAGGACGCCGCACCGTGCCGTTCGGGGGGACCGGTGGCGCCGAGCACCGCGGCGGTGAGATCGCCGCCGCGCGGAACGCCGAGGCGACCCTCGGCGGTCACGTGCTGCCCGGGCAGCAGACCTCGCCAGCCCGGGTCGGTGGCCAGGACCAGCAGCCGCGCCGACGCGCGAATCCGCTGACCGTTCGGACCGGTCAGCCGAATCAGCTCAGTCGACACCAGCAGCATGCCGGGACGGCCGGCGGATCGGATCGGGCGTGGATCATCGTGGACGACCAGCTCGGCGGTGACCGGAGCGCGCTGCTCGGCCAGGTCGCGGATCGGCGGCGCGTCCCGGACAGCCAGGCGGCCGACTGCCGCCGCCGCGCCACAGAGCACGCCGAGGCCGACCACGACGGCGATCCAGCCGTG from Micromonospora lupini harbors:
- a CDS encoding ComEC/Rec2 family competence protein produces the protein MSGGHPTPSGRPAVAPPRTPPPDLRLAGLAVAAWLTALTGLHVGVRPLVLAGGTAAVLSALSALHLLGRLGHPRALARRHGWIAVVVGLGVLCGAAAAVGRLAVRDAPPIRDLAEQRAPVTAELVVHDDPRPIRSAGRPGMLLVSTELIRLTGPNGQRIRASARLLVLATDPGWRGLLPGQHVTAEGRLGVPRGGDLTAAVLGATGPPERHGAASWAQRAAGTLRAGLQRACAPLPDDPGGLLPGLVVGDTSRLPPAVEEDFRATGMTHLNAVSGSNVAIVLGAVLLLARWARAGPWLAGLLCGVALVGFVILVRPSPSVVRAATMGAIGLVALAAGRPRAALPALAAAVTVLVLLDPELAGDAGFALSVLATGGLLLLAPRWRDGLRRRGVPAGLAEALAVPAAAQVACGPVVAGISGTVSLVAVPANLLAVPAIAPATVLGVTAAVLSPIWPGGAGFVAWLASWPAWWLVVLARHGARLPAGTLPWPGGAWGALLLAALTVALLVAARRQLVRRLVAVVAVAALLGTLPVRLLATGWPPPGWVVVACAVGQGDALVLPVAPGRAVVVDAGPDPGAVDGCLRRLGIREVPLLVVSHFHVDHVGGVAGVFRGRRVTAVLTPPSTDPASGRDAVRAAAMSGRATLLGTTAGALHRVGGVDLLVLGPPYPLAGTRSDPNNNSLLLRATVAGVRILLPGDAETEEQHAVLARVAPGQLRADVLKVAHHGSAYQDDGFLAAVRPAVALVPVGAGNTYGHPNPALLTRLSRGGARVLRTDTDGDLAAIRTGDGLAVARRGVRPGRPP
- the holA gene encoding DNA polymerase III subunit delta; amino-acid sequence: MGGVTPASLAPILLVLGDEELLATRAVTEAVERVRSVEAEADVREYQAGALTVGEIAEMLSPSLFGGRRLLILRSGQDARKDLVAALLAYAKNPDPDVQLLVLHLGGAKGKAFADGLRSAGATVIPAAKLKGHRDRVAFVRDEIRRAGGKCTDDAAEALIAAVGNDLRELAAACSQLIADTDGRISAETVARYYRGRVEVTGFTVADATMVGDVPAALEALRWALHVGVDPVPIADALADGVRTVARVASAGRGNPYQLASSLGMPAWKIERAQRQGRGWTPEGLVRAMQVAAECNAAVKGGSDDRAYALERAVFSVVAARQGSGR